In Actinomadura citrea, a single window of DNA contains:
- a CDS encoding Gfo/Idh/MocA family protein: MARRSIGIVMNGVTGRMGYRQHLLRSILAIREQGGVRTAEGTVLWPEPVLVGRSETKLRELAERHGLTAWTTDLAEALARPGTDIYFDAQVTGARVEAIRAAVAAGKHIYTEKPLAEDLDEALALARLADEAGVKHGVVQDKLFLPGLLKLKRLVDGGFFGRILSVRGEFGYWVFEGDWQEAQRPSWNYRAEDGGGIILDMFCHWRYVLDGVIAPVRSVQALGATHIGERVDEHGKPYEATADDAAYGIFELEGGIVAQINSSWATRVFRDELVEFQVDGTEGSAVAGLRRCRVQHRTMTPKPVWNPDLPATEDFRSQWQEIPDNTEFDNGFKTQWEMFLRHVADDGPFPWDFYAGARGVQLAELGLRAWREGRRLDVPELTP, from the coding sequence ATGGCACGCAGGTCCATCGGGATCGTCATGAACGGCGTCACCGGCCGCATGGGGTACCGCCAGCATCTACTGCGCTCGATCCTCGCGATCAGGGAGCAGGGCGGGGTCCGCACCGCCGAGGGCACCGTGCTGTGGCCGGAGCCGGTGCTGGTGGGACGCAGCGAGACCAAGCTGCGCGAACTGGCCGAACGGCACGGGCTGACGGCGTGGACGACCGACCTGGCCGAGGCGCTGGCGCGTCCGGGCACCGACATCTATTTCGACGCCCAGGTCACCGGCGCGCGGGTCGAGGCGATCCGCGCGGCGGTGGCCGCCGGCAAGCACATCTACACCGAGAAGCCCCTCGCCGAAGACCTCGACGAGGCGCTCGCCCTGGCCCGGCTGGCCGACGAGGCGGGGGTCAAGCACGGCGTGGTGCAGGACAAGCTGTTCCTGCCGGGGCTGCTCAAGCTCAAGCGGCTGGTGGACGGCGGGTTCTTCGGCCGGATCCTGTCGGTGCGCGGCGAGTTCGGGTACTGGGTGTTCGAGGGCGACTGGCAGGAGGCCCAGCGGCCCAGCTGGAACTACCGCGCCGAGGACGGCGGCGGCATCATCCTGGACATGTTCTGCCACTGGCGGTACGTGCTGGACGGGGTGATCGCGCCGGTGCGGTCGGTGCAGGCACTCGGCGCGACGCACATCGGCGAGCGGGTGGACGAGCACGGCAAGCCCTACGAGGCCACCGCCGACGACGCCGCCTACGGGATCTTCGAGCTGGAGGGCGGGATCGTCGCCCAGATCAACTCCTCGTGGGCCACCCGGGTCTTCCGCGACGAGCTGGTGGAGTTCCAGGTCGACGGCACCGAGGGCTCGGCGGTCGCGGGACTGCGGCGGTGCCGCGTCCAGCACCGCACGATGACGCCGAAGCCGGTGTGGAACCCCGACCTGCCCGCCACCGAGGACTTCCGCTCCCAGTGGCAGGAGATCCCCGACAACACCGAGTTCGACAACGGATTCAAGACCCAGTGGGAGATGTTCCTGCGCCACGTCGCCGACGACGGCCCCTTCCCCTGGGACTTCTACGCCGGAGCGCGCGGCGTCCAGCTCGCCGAGCTGGGCCTCCGGGCGTGGCGGGAGGGCCGCCGCCTCGACGTCCCGGAGCTGACGCCATGA
- a CDS encoding dihydrodipicolinate synthase family protein translates to MKIDLPGAPGYAMSEPRTYKPPAGPATSRVAYAAAHVVAGDESLDWDTTLAFRRHLWSHGLGVAEAMDTAQRGMGLDWATTRELIVRSGEEALSAGGRIVCGAGTDQLPAGPASLEEIAAAYEEQLAVIESVGAVPVLMASRHLAAAASGPEDYAAVYGRLLAQAGRPVVLHWLGPMFDPALEGYWGSSDLDVASGALLALIGEHASRIDGVKISLLDAGREIDLRRRLPSGVRLYTGDDFNYPELIRGDSEGHSDALLGIFDPIAPAAAAALHALDDGDTASYEEIFGPTVPLARHLFETPTYYYKTGVVFLAWLTGHQRHFRMVGGLETARSVPHMTGLFRLADAAGLFPDPDLAAHRMRAWLTVQGAA, encoded by the coding sequence ATGAAGATCGATCTGCCCGGGGCGCCCGGCTACGCGATGAGCGAGCCGCGCACCTACAAGCCGCCCGCCGGGCCCGCCACGTCACGCGTCGCGTACGCGGCCGCGCACGTGGTGGCGGGGGACGAGTCACTGGACTGGGACACGACGCTGGCGTTCCGCCGCCACCTGTGGTCCCACGGGCTGGGCGTCGCCGAGGCGATGGACACCGCCCAGCGCGGCATGGGCCTGGACTGGGCGACGACCCGCGAGCTCATCGTGCGGAGCGGTGAGGAAGCGCTTTCAGCAGGAGGCCGGATCGTCTGCGGAGCGGGCACCGACCAGCTCCCCGCCGGACCGGCGTCGCTGGAGGAGATCGCCGCCGCCTACGAGGAGCAGCTCGCCGTCATCGAGTCCGTCGGCGCGGTGCCGGTGCTGATGGCGAGCCGGCACCTGGCCGCCGCGGCGAGCGGCCCGGAGGACTACGCCGCCGTATACGGGCGGCTGCTCGCCCAGGCCGGGCGTCCGGTCGTGCTGCACTGGCTGGGCCCGATGTTCGACCCGGCGCTGGAGGGCTACTGGGGCTCGTCCGATCTGGACGTGGCGTCCGGCGCGCTGCTCGCCCTGATCGGCGAGCACGCGTCCCGGATCGACGGAGTGAAGATCTCGCTGCTGGACGCGGGGCGGGAGATCGACCTGCGCCGCCGGTTGCCGTCCGGGGTCCGGCTCTACACCGGGGACGACTTCAACTATCCGGAGCTGATCCGGGGCGACTCCGAGGGGCACAGCGACGCGCTGCTCGGGATCTTCGACCCCATCGCGCCCGCCGCCGCGGCCGCCCTGCACGCGCTGGACGACGGCGACACCGCGTCCTACGAGGAGATCTTCGGCCCCACGGTGCCGCTGGCCCGGCACCTCTTCGAGACCCCCACCTACTACTACAAGACGGGTGTGGTGTTCCTGGCCTGGCTGACCGGCCACCAGCGGCACTTCCGGATGGTCGGCGGGCTGGAGACCGCGCGCTCGGTGCCGCACATGACCGGCCTCTTCCGGCTGGCCGACGCCGCCGGCCTCTTCCCCGACCCCGACCTCGCGGCGCACCGGATGCGCGCCTGGCTGACCGTCCAGGGAGCCGCGTGA